In a single window of the Cupriavidus sp. P-10 genome:
- the minD gene encoding septum site-determining protein MinD: MAKIIVVTSGKGGVGKTTTSASFAAGLALRGHKTAVIDFDVGLRNLDLIMGCERRVVYDLINVVQGEANLRQALIKDKKCENLFILPASQTRDKDALTKEGVEKVINGLIEMDFDYIVCDSPAGIESGALMAMYFADEALIVTNPEVSSVRDSDRILGILASKTKRASEGGDPIKEHLLITRYNPKRVHGGEMLSLTDIQEILRIKLIGVVPESEAVLHASNQGTPAIHLEGSDVADAYGDVVDRFLGKDKPMRFTDYQKPGLFSRIFGNK, from the coding sequence ATGGCAAAAATCATCGTTGTGACCTCCGGCAAGGGAGGCGTCGGCAAGACCACTACCAGCGCCAGCTTTGCCGCCGGCCTGGCCCTGCGCGGCCACAAGACTGCCGTGATCGACTTCGACGTCGGCCTGCGCAACCTCGACCTGATCATGGGCTGCGAGCGCCGCGTGGTGTATGACCTGATCAACGTGGTGCAGGGCGAAGCCAACCTGCGCCAGGCGCTGATCAAGGACAAGAAGTGCGAGAACCTGTTCATCCTGCCCGCCTCGCAGACGCGCGACAAGGACGCGTTGACCAAGGAAGGCGTGGAGAAGGTCATCAACGGCCTGATCGAGATGGACTTCGATTACATCGTCTGCGATTCGCCGGCCGGCATCGAGTCGGGCGCGCTGATGGCGATGTACTTTGCCGACGAGGCGCTGATCGTCACCAACCCCGAAGTGTCGTCGGTGCGCGACTCGGACCGCATCCTCGGCATCCTGGCCTCCAAGACCAAGCGTGCCAGCGAAGGCGGCGACCCGATCAAGGAACACCTGCTGATCACCCGCTACAACCCCAAGCGCGTGCATGGCGGCGAGATGCTGTCGCTGACCGACATCCAGGAAATCCTGCGCATCAAGCTGATCGGCGTGGTGCCTGAGTCCGAAGCCGTGCTGCACGCATCCAACCAGGGCACGCCCGCCATCCACCTGGAAGGCAGCGACGTGGCCGACGCCTATGGCGACGTGGTGGACCGCTTCCTCGGCAAGGACAAGCCGATGCGCTTCACTGACTACCAGAAGCCGGGGCTGTTCTCCCGCATCTTCGGCAACAAATAA
- a CDS encoding porin yields MKKSAIVLAAGSLLAGSAFAQSSVTLYGIVDQSIRFQTNSSANNDNSWELTNGAVTNSRWGIKGSEALGNNLKAIFQLENGFDPDTGRANQNGRLFGRQAYVGLSGDFGTIKLGRQYTEGFNFFGDYDPLTIGNYTNNAWPFFLTNFRNDNVVSYGGKFGGLDVGASYGFGEQPGSMSQNQYWGARAAYTYGPFGIGGVYQEVRNTTGQKQQMWGAAGKYSIGPAKVFLGYIGGQDRTGSVDASLNFTGGATQNPVPAGGNFAANPRKDTIGYIGLTYQATPALALTGVFYGDYVENVNGVNDNNGRRYTGVLLAEYSLSKRTQVYGTVDFNKVSGGTITEMPGRNNQTGAALGIRHIF; encoded by the coding sequence ATGAAGAAATCGGCCATCGTCCTCGCAGCCGGCAGCCTGTTGGCGGGCTCGGCATTCGCCCAGTCGTCCGTCACCCTCTACGGTATCGTTGACCAGAGCATTCGCTTCCAGACGAACTCGAGCGCCAACAACGACAACTCGTGGGAACTGACCAACGGCGCAGTGACCAACAGCCGCTGGGGTATCAAGGGCAGCGAAGCCCTGGGCAACAACCTGAAGGCAATCTTCCAGCTGGAGAACGGCTTCGATCCGGACACCGGCCGTGCCAACCAGAATGGCCGCCTGTTCGGCCGTCAAGCCTATGTGGGCCTGTCGGGCGACTTCGGCACGATCAAGCTGGGCCGCCAGTACACCGAAGGCTTCAATTTCTTCGGCGACTACGATCCGCTGACCATCGGCAACTACACCAACAACGCCTGGCCGTTCTTCCTGACCAACTTCCGTAACGACAACGTCGTCAGCTACGGCGGCAAGTTCGGCGGCCTGGATGTTGGCGCCAGCTACGGCTTCGGCGAGCAGCCGGGCAGCATGAGCCAGAACCAGTACTGGGGCGCTCGTGCCGCTTACACCTACGGTCCGTTCGGCATCGGCGGCGTGTACCAGGAAGTCCGCAACACCACCGGCCAGAAGCAGCAAATGTGGGGCGCTGCCGGTAAGTACTCGATCGGCCCGGCAAAGGTCTTCCTGGGCTACATCGGCGGCCAGGACCGCACCGGCTCGGTCGACGCTTCGCTGAACTTCACCGGCGGCGCAACGCAGAACCCGGTTCCGGCTGGCGGCAACTTCGCGGCTAACCCGCGCAAGGACACCATCGGCTACATCGGCCTGACCTACCAGGCCACCCCGGCCCTGGCCCTGACCGGCGTGTTCTACGGCGACTACGTCGAGAACGTCAACGGCGTGAACGACAACAACGGCCGCCGCTACACCGGCGTGCTGCTGGCCGAGTACTCGCTGTCCAAGCGCACCCAGGTCTACGGCACCGTGGACTTCAACAAGGTCTCGGGCGGCACCATCACCGAAATGCCGGGCCGCAACAACCAGACCGGCGCTGCGCTGGGTATCCGCCACATCTTCTGA
- a CDS encoding M20 aminoacylase family protein gives MSEHAPEIESYLGTTLKRRYCGLADTLDSRAELEAIRRNIHQNPELAFDEVRTSGLIASLLEAWGFTVTRGVGGTGVVGTLKCGEGARSIGIRADMDALPIHERTALPYASVNEGRMHACGHDGHTAILLGAARQLARTRNFDGTVHLIFQPAEEIGAGGGAERMLADGLFERFPCDAIFGLHNHPGVEQGNFLFRSGPFMAACDTVTITIRGKGGHAARPHQSVDPILAAGSLVMALQSVVSRFVDPNEAAVVSIGTLHAGHAPNVIPDSARMEISVRSFSPDVRASLENRIRQLAISQAEGYGAVAEVDYVRGYPVLVNSERETDFARQVAEELVGVDKVVSQAARITGSEDFAYYLQQRPGCFVRLGNGANQPLLHNAGYDFNDENLTVGAAYWTRLVERYLGR, from the coding sequence ACATCCACCAGAATCCCGAGCTTGCCTTTGACGAGGTCCGCACCTCCGGCCTTATCGCCAGCCTTCTGGAAGCGTGGGGCTTCACGGTCACGCGTGGCGTGGGCGGGACCGGCGTGGTCGGGACGCTGAAGTGCGGCGAGGGCGCGCGCAGCATCGGCATCCGCGCCGACATGGACGCACTGCCGATCCACGAGCGCACGGCGCTGCCTTACGCGAGCGTCAATGAAGGTCGCATGCATGCCTGCGGCCACGACGGCCACACTGCGATCCTGCTCGGCGCTGCGCGGCAGCTGGCGCGTACGCGGAATTTCGACGGGACCGTGCACCTGATCTTCCAGCCGGCGGAGGAAATCGGCGCGGGCGGCGGCGCGGAGCGCATGCTGGCCGACGGGCTGTTTGAACGCTTCCCGTGCGACGCGATTTTCGGCCTGCACAACCATCCAGGCGTGGAGCAGGGCAACTTCCTGTTCCGCTCGGGCCCGTTCATGGCGGCGTGCGACACCGTCACCATCACCATCCGCGGCAAGGGCGGCCACGCGGCGCGCCCGCACCAGTCGGTCGATCCGATCCTGGCCGCCGGCAGCCTGGTGATGGCGCTGCAGTCCGTGGTATCGCGCTTCGTGGACCCGAACGAGGCCGCGGTGGTGAGCATCGGCACGCTCCACGCCGGCCACGCACCCAATGTGATCCCGGACAGCGCGCGCATGGAGATCAGCGTGCGTTCGTTCAGCCCGGACGTGCGCGCTTCGCTGGAGAACCGCATCCGCCAGCTTGCAATTTCGCAAGCCGAGGGCTATGGCGCGGTGGCGGAGGTCGACTACGTGCGCGGTTATCCGGTACTGGTGAACAGCGAACGCGAAACCGACTTCGCGCGCCAGGTGGCCGAGGAACTGGTCGGCGTCGACAAGGTGGTGTCGCAGGCCGCGCGCATCACGGGCAGCGAGGACTTTGCGTATTACCTGCAGCAGCGTCCGGGCTGCTTCGTGCGGCTGGGCAATGGTGCCAACCAGCCGCTGCTGCATAACGCGGGCTACGACTTCAACGACGAGAACCTGACGGTGGGGGCGGCGTACTGGACCAGGCTGGTGGAGCGCTACCTGGGGCGTTGA
- the minC gene encoding septum site-determining protein MinC codes for MSQKKSPRFELRSGNVDALLLALQTADMAALRDDLLSRFEATPDFFSNDVIALDLRALEDDKEVALGTVIETLATLKARAIGVVARADQREWAERFGLPLLDSQSRRGSGVDRAAEAKAAAEAEQAAAQAAAEQAAREDAVRAAAQATTDAAVAAALRQHQTMVIDKPLRSGQQVYAHGDVVILDVVSYGAEVIAEGNIHIYAPLRGRALAGVKGNTGARIFSTCMEPELISIAGIYRTAEQAFPADVLGKTAQVRLAEEKLILEALRLK; via the coding sequence ATGTCCCAGAAGAAATCGCCACGATTCGAGCTGCGCAGTGGCAACGTCGACGCCCTCCTTCTCGCCCTCCAGACCGCCGACATGGCAGCGCTGAGGGATGACCTCCTCTCCCGGTTCGAAGCTACTCCCGATTTCTTCTCCAACGACGTGATCGCACTGGACCTGCGCGCGCTCGAGGACGATAAAGAAGTCGCGCTCGGCACGGTGATCGAGACCCTGGCCACGCTCAAGGCACGCGCCATCGGCGTGGTAGCCCGCGCGGACCAGCGCGAATGGGCCGAGCGCTTCGGCCTGCCGCTGCTGGACAGCCAGAGCCGCCGCGGCAGCGGGGTCGATCGTGCCGCCGAGGCCAAGGCCGCCGCCGAGGCGGAACAGGCCGCCGCGCAAGCCGCGGCCGAGCAGGCCGCGCGCGAGGACGCCGTCCGCGCCGCCGCGCAGGCCACCACCGACGCCGCGGTCGCCGCCGCGCTGCGCCAGCACCAGACCATGGTGATCGACAAGCCGCTGCGCTCCGGCCAGCAGGTCTACGCGCACGGCGACGTGGTGATCCTCGACGTGGTCAGCTATGGCGCCGAAGTCATCGCCGAAGGCAACATCCATATCTATGCCCCGCTGCGCGGCCGCGCGCTGGCGGGTGTCAAGGGCAATACCGGCGCGCGCATCTTCAGCACGTGCATGGAGCCCGAGCTCATTTCCATTGCCGGCATCTACCGTACCGCGGAGCAGGCGTTCCCGGCCGACGTGCTCGGCAAGACGGCCCAGGTGCGCCTGGCCGAAGAAAAACTGATCCTCGAGGCGCTGCGGCTCAAGTAA
- a CDS encoding AraC family transcriptional regulator, translating to MPRAPRAPGDTAPPGPTARRRVRDLPVPPVATPGDTYSDPPRYVRYDRSPMPVAAMAADYLPGEVTKRHQHPHAQLIHAVHGVMVVATEEGQWIVPPTRGMWMPGGTMHWIRMVGHVQMRTAYIRPDAAPGLPQRCTVLGISPLLRELILAAIDIPLPYDPDTRDARLMRLLLDEVLLVPSLPLHLPRPSDAGLRQICDAIVEAPDTALTLADWGEQLGVDPKTIQRRFARETGMTFGQWRQQARLLAALEKLAAGSKVVDVALDLGYDSPSAFATMFRRQFGVPPSAFFR from the coding sequence ATGCCGCGCGCCCCCCGTGCTCCCGGCGACACCGCCCCGCCCGGTCCCACCGCCCGGCGGCGTGTCCGCGACCTGCCGGTACCCCCCGTCGCCACGCCGGGCGACACCTACAGCGATCCCCCGCGCTACGTCCGCTACGATCGCAGCCCGATGCCGGTCGCCGCGATGGCCGCCGACTACCTGCCTGGCGAAGTGACCAAGCGGCACCAGCACCCCCATGCGCAACTGATCCACGCGGTGCACGGCGTCATGGTGGTGGCCACCGAGGAAGGCCAGTGGATCGTGCCACCCACGCGCGGCATGTGGATGCCCGGCGGCACCATGCACTGGATCCGCATGGTCGGCCACGTGCAGATGCGCACCGCTTATATCCGCCCGGATGCCGCGCCCGGCTTGCCGCAGCGCTGCACCGTGCTCGGCATCTCGCCGCTGCTGCGCGAGCTGATCCTGGCCGCGATCGACATCCCCCTGCCCTATGATCCGGATACGCGCGATGCGCGCCTGATGCGGCTGCTGCTCGATGAAGTCCTGCTGGTGCCATCGCTGCCGCTGCACCTGCCGCGCCCGTCGGACGCGGGCCTGCGGCAGATCTGCGACGCGATCGTGGAAGCGCCCGACACCGCCCTGACCCTGGCGGACTGGGGCGAACAGCTGGGCGTGGATCCCAAGACCATCCAGCGCCGCTTTGCGCGCGAGACCGGCATGACCTTCGGGCAATGGCGCCAGCAGGCGCGGCTGCTGGCGGCGCTGGAAAAGCTGGCCGCGGGCAGCAAGGTGGTCGACGTGGCGCTGGACCTGGGCTACGACAGCCCAAGCGCGTTCGCAACGATGTTCAGGCGGCAGTTCGGCGTGCCGCCGAGCGCGTTTTTTCGGTAG
- a CDS encoding magnesium and cobalt transport protein CorA, translating into MGAIVNCVAYRQGKRLGTVGMEEIPAVLGVPGTFVWLGLHEPDLALLRQVQLAFGLHDLAVEDALDAHQRPKLEAYGDSVFVVLNTAQLVENEVVVGETHLFVGPNYVVSVRHGASSAYTPVRDRCESDPQGLSNGPGYVLYALMDFVVDHYMPIVTRLEDTLEELEQGIFRDEFDRGAIEDLYKVKRQVLRLRNAVSPVEDMCSQLIRLHEELVPKELRAYFRDIEDHASRLVRTLDVIREMLTTAVQVNLALVTVGQNEVVKRLAGWGAILAIPTVVFSLYGMNFDFMPELKFHYAYPAVIGVTAMACGLLWRRLHRAGWI; encoded by the coding sequence ATGGGCGCCATCGTCAATTGCGTGGCCTACCGGCAGGGCAAGCGGCTCGGTACGGTCGGCATGGAGGAGATCCCTGCGGTGCTGGGCGTGCCCGGCACCTTTGTCTGGCTGGGGCTGCATGAACCCGACCTGGCGCTGCTGCGCCAGGTGCAGCTCGCCTTCGGCCTGCACGACCTCGCAGTGGAAGATGCGCTCGACGCGCACCAGCGGCCCAAGCTCGAGGCCTACGGCGATTCGGTCTTTGTCGTGCTCAACACGGCGCAACTGGTGGAAAACGAAGTGGTGGTCGGCGAGACGCACCTGTTCGTCGGCCCCAACTACGTGGTCTCGGTGCGCCATGGCGCGAGCAGCGCCTACACCCCGGTGCGCGATCGCTGCGAAAGCGATCCGCAGGGCCTGTCCAACGGGCCGGGTTATGTGCTGTACGCGCTGATGGATTTCGTGGTCGACCACTACATGCCGATCGTCACGCGGCTGGAAGACACGCTGGAGGAGCTGGAGCAGGGCATCTTCCGCGACGAGTTCGACCGCGGGGCGATCGAGGACCTGTACAAGGTCAAGCGCCAGGTGCTGCGGCTGCGCAATGCGGTCAGCCCGGTGGAAGACATGTGCAGCCAGCTGATCCGCCTGCACGAGGAACTGGTGCCCAAGGAACTGCGCGCCTACTTCCGCGACATCGAGGATCACGCCAGCCGGCTGGTGCGCACGCTCGACGTGATCCGCGAAATGCTGACCACCGCGGTGCAGGTCAACCTGGCGCTGGTGACCGTGGGCCAGAACGAGGTGGTCAAGCGGCTTGCCGGCTGGGGCGCGATCCTGGCGATTCCCACGGTGGTGTTCAGCCTGTACGGGATGAACTTCGATTTCATGCCGGAACTGAAATTCCACTATGCCTATCCGGCGGTGATCGGCGTGACGGCGATGGCGTGCGGGCTGCTGTGGCGGCGGCTGCACCGGGCGGGATGGATATGA
- the minE gene encoding cell division topological specificity factor MinE, with protein MSILSFLLGEKKKSASVAKERLQIILAHERTGHSAPADYLPALQRELVAVISKYVKISDQDLRVSLERQDNLEVLEVKIEIPQG; from the coding sequence ATGTCGATCCTTTCCTTCCTGCTGGGGGAGAAGAAAAAGTCCGCGTCGGTCGCCAAGGAGCGGCTGCAGATTATCCTCGCCCACGAGCGCACCGGCCATTCCGCACCCGCCGATTACCTGCCCGCGCTGCAGCGCGAACTGGTGGCGGTGATTTCCAAGTACGTCAAGATCAGCGACCAGGACCTGCGCGTCAGCCTCGAACGCCAGGACAACCTGGAGGTGCTCGAAGTCAAGATCGAGATCCCGCAAGGCTGA
- a CDS encoding Bug family tripartite tricarboxylate transporter substrate binding protein has product MAFPFRPTLLAATVAAGLLAAALPVAAAAADNYPSRPIRLIVAYPTGGISDTVARALGERLSAQMGTSVVVENKAGAGGSIGIDAVAKAAPDGYTLGFASTSPLTLNPHVGHVNYDPQKDVAPVMSVMYSPVLVIATNGFSGKGFADVVGQARAKPGSVRWATSGLGTVGHVVLEQVKQKSKADITLIPYKGAGQQMNDALGGQFEVMSTNASPALTQHMQAGRLRALAVGAPRRLESLPQVPTLAELGYPKANLTSTFGIFAPGKTPVAIIDRLNAELNKALAEPEVHERLLKGGEVPTGGTAAQFAKAIREEYAENARIVKEAGIKAD; this is encoded by the coding sequence ATGGCCTTCCCGTTCCGCCCGACTTTGCTGGCAGCCACCGTTGCCGCCGGCCTGCTGGCCGCCGCACTCCCCGTCGCCGCCGCCGCCGCAGACAACTACCCCAGCCGCCCGATCCGCCTGATCGTCGCCTATCCCACCGGTGGCATCAGCGATACCGTGGCGCGCGCGCTCGGCGAGCGCCTGTCGGCGCAGATGGGTACCTCGGTGGTGGTCGAGAACAAGGCCGGCGCCGGTGGCAGCATCGGCATCGACGCCGTCGCCAAGGCCGCACCGGACGGCTATACGCTCGGCTTCGCCTCGACCAGCCCGCTGACGCTGAACCCGCACGTCGGCCACGTCAACTACGACCCGCAGAAGGACGTCGCGCCGGTCATGAGCGTGATGTACTCACCGGTGCTGGTGATCGCCACCAACGGCTTCAGCGGCAAGGGGTTCGCCGACGTGGTCGGCCAGGCCCGCGCCAAGCCAGGCTCGGTGCGCTGGGCGACGTCGGGCCTGGGCACGGTCGGCCATGTGGTGCTGGAACAGGTCAAGCAGAAGTCGAAGGCCGACATCACGCTGATCCCGTACAAGGGCGCCGGCCAGCAGATGAACGATGCGCTCGGCGGCCAGTTCGAGGTGATGAGCACCAACGCCAGCCCGGCGCTGACCCAGCATATGCAGGCCGGCCGCCTGCGCGCGCTGGCGGTGGGCGCGCCCAGGCGCCTGGAGAGCCTGCCGCAGGTGCCGACGCTGGCGGAGCTTGGCTACCCCAAGGCCAACCTGACTTCGACCTTCGGCATCTTCGCCCCGGGCAAGACCCCCGTGGCGATCATCGACCGCCTGAATGCCGAGCTGAACAAGGCACTGGCAGAACCGGAAGTCCACGAGCGCCTGCTCAAGGGCGGCGAAGTGCCCACCGGCGGCACGGCGGCGCAATTTGCCAAGGCGATCCGCGAGGAGTACGCGGAGAACGCGCGCATCGTCAAGGAAGCCGGCATCAAGGCGGACTGA
- a CDS encoding response regulator transcription factor has protein sequence MGKKIASLEDAPADAALIRRIIAGGGHECVTFTESRKLLLALRNACFDLLLLDWSMPDLSGREVLGWVRTHLDRRVPVMFLSGRDAEQDIISALSAGADDYMVKPVRPAELSARVECLLRRAYPAVQSPHAPLRLGEYAFDCAMRTATCNGHPICLTPKEFDLAVLLFRNEGRIVTRDHITAAVWGREISSLSRTIDTHVSRVRSKLGLQASQALRLTPVYTHGYRLERIERAAA, from the coding sequence ATGGGAAAGAAGATTGCATCGCTAGAGGACGCCCCCGCCGACGCGGCGCTGATCCGCCGGATCATCGCCGGCGGCGGGCATGAATGCGTAACCTTCACGGAAAGCCGCAAGCTGCTGCTGGCGCTGCGTAACGCGTGCTTCGACCTGCTCTTGCTCGACTGGTCGATGCCGGACCTGTCCGGGCGCGAGGTGCTGGGGTGGGTGCGCACGCATCTCGACCGGCGTGTGCCGGTGATGTTCCTCAGCGGCCGCGACGCCGAGCAGGACATCATCAGCGCGCTGTCCGCCGGCGCCGATGACTACATGGTCAAGCCGGTGCGTCCCGCCGAACTGTCGGCCCGCGTCGAATGCCTGCTGCGGCGCGCCTATCCCGCGGTGCAGTCGCCGCACGCGCCGCTGCGGCTGGGCGAATATGCCTTCGACTGCGCCATGCGCACGGCCACCTGCAACGGGCATCCCATCTGCCTGACGCCCAAGGAGTTCGACCTTGCCGTGCTGCTGTTCCGCAACGAGGGCCGCATCGTCACGCGCGACCACATCACCGCGGCGGTCTGGGGGCGCGAGATCTCGTCGCTGTCGCGCACCATCGATACCCATGTGTCGCGCGTACGCAGCAAGCTAGGCCTGCAGGCGTCGCAGGCGCTGCGGCTGACACCGGTCTACACGCATGGCTACCGGCTCGAACGGATCGAGCGCGCCGCCGCATGA
- a CDS encoding EamA family transporter — MAGRPGRAAGGGVAVAGATLANWLGYGWLSIVGAGVTYALWFRGVARMPSSAVSALGLLSPVSATALGFLVLGQALTAVQAVGALLVLASVWLGQRAPN, encoded by the coding sequence GTGGCTGGCAGGCCTGGGCGGGCTGCTGGGGGTGGCGTTGCTGTTGCTGGGGCAACGCTGGCCAACTGGCTTGGCTATGGCTGGCTGAGCATCGTCGGCGCCGGCGTGACCTATGCGCTGTGGTTCCGCGGGGTGGCGCGCATGCCGTCGTCGGCGGTGTCGGCGTTGGGGCTGCTGAGCCCGGTCAGCGCCACTGCGCTCGGTTTCCTGGTGCTGGGGCAGGCGCTGACCGCGGTGCAGGCGGTCGGGGCGCTGCTGGTGCTGGCCAGCGTCTGGCTGGGGCAGCGCGCGCCAAACTGA
- a CDS encoding MFS transporter, whose protein sequence is MSTTIDSAPTGAAASSTTIATTATTPAQAERTGFRVLSAISFAHFLNDMIQSLILAIYPMLKGGFNLSFTQIGLLTMTYQVTASLLQPVVGLYTDKHPKPHSLAIAMAFTLAGLLLLSVAPTYGVLLVAAALVGTGSSIFHPESSRVARMASGGKHGLAQSIFQVGGNGGSAMGPLLAALIVHQQASLAWFSLAALVGIVVLWRIGGWYSRQLAQGARKRKAAGAAASPVPTRVVMRAMVVLMVLVFSKYFYMASLTSYYTFYLMERFGLERQNAQLHLFLFLFAVAAGTILGGPIGDRIGRKRVIWASILGVAPFTLLLPHVGLFWTTVLTFIIGFILASAFSAILVFAQELIPGKVGMVSGLFFGFAFGMGGIGAAVLGGMADTHGIRAVYEYCAYLPLLGLLTVFLPDLRERAHG, encoded by the coding sequence ATGAGCACAACCATCGACTCCGCGCCGACCGGCGCTGCAGCTTCCAGCACCACCATTGCCACCACTGCCACCACGCCCGCGCAGGCCGAACGCACCGGCTTCCGCGTGCTGTCGGCAATCAGCTTCGCCCACTTCCTCAACGACATGATCCAGTCGTTGATCCTGGCGATCTACCCGATGCTCAAGGGCGGCTTCAACCTGAGCTTCACGCAGATCGGGCTGCTGACCATGACCTACCAGGTCACCGCATCGCTGCTGCAGCCGGTAGTGGGGCTATACACCGACAAGCATCCCAAGCCGCATTCGCTGGCGATCGCCATGGCCTTCACGCTGGCGGGCCTGCTGCTGCTGTCGGTGGCGCCGACCTACGGCGTGCTGCTGGTAGCGGCGGCGCTGGTGGGCACCGGCTCGTCGATCTTCCACCCCGAATCGTCGCGCGTGGCGCGCATGGCGTCGGGCGGCAAGCATGGGCTGGCGCAGTCGATCTTCCAGGTCGGCGGCAACGGCGGCAGCGCCATGGGCCCGCTGCTGGCCGCGCTGATCGTGCACCAGCAGGCCAGCCTCGCCTGGTTCTCGCTGGCGGCGCTGGTGGGCATCGTGGTGCTGTGGCGCATCGGCGGCTGGTACTCGCGCCAGCTGGCGCAGGGCGCGCGCAAGCGCAAGGCTGCAGGCGCCGCGGCCAGCCCGGTGCCGACGCGCGTGGTGATGCGGGCGATGGTGGTGCTGATGGTGCTGGTGTTCTCCAAGTACTTCTACATGGCCAGCCTGACTTCGTACTACACGTTCTACCTGATGGAGCGCTTCGGGCTGGAGCGCCAGAACGCGCAGCTGCACCTGTTCCTGTTCCTGTTCGCGGTGGCGGCGGGCACTATCCTGGGCGGGCCGATCGGCGACCGCATCGGCCGCAAGCGCGTGATCTGGGCGTCGATCCTGGGCGTGGCGCCGTTCACGCTGCTGCTGCCGCACGTGGGCCTGTTCTGGACCACGGTGCTGACCTTCATCATCGGCTTTATCCTGGCGTCGGCGTTTTCGGCGATCCTGGTGTTCGCGCAGGAACTGATCCCCGGCAAGGTCGGCATGGTGTCGGGGCTGTTCTTCGGCTTTGCCTTCGGCATGGGCGGCATCGGCGCCGCGGTGCTGGGCGGGATGGCGGATACGCATGGCATCCGCGCGGTGTATGAGTACTGTGCCTACCTGCCGCTGCTGGGGCTGCTGACGGTGTTCCTGCCGGACCTGCGCGAGCGCGCGCACGGCTGA
- a CDS encoding response regulator transcription factor, whose protein sequence is MKIASLQADPTLAIRIEQSLRLDGHRCRRYLSGRTLLGALHAEPFDLLILDCETPGIPALDVLAWVRRSLGHDLPVMLTGGSNEDDFVAACFAQGADSYVPRPLRLGELAARVQALLRLARPTAQACDVAHGAFRFAPAERRAWVHGRPVPLAPKEFDLAVLLFRNLGTVVPRQTMVDQVWRYHVEPTSRTVDSHLSRVRTKLSLWPHNGVRLSSVYGLGCRLDTA, encoded by the coding sequence GTGAAGATTGCCTCGCTGCAGGCCGATCCGACCCTCGCCATCCGTATCGAACAGAGCCTGCGCCTGGACGGCCACCGGTGCCGGCGCTACCTCAGCGGCCGCACGCTGCTGGGCGCGCTGCACGCCGAGCCGTTCGACCTGCTGATCCTCGATTGCGAAACGCCGGGGATCCCGGCGCTGGACGTGCTGGCGTGGGTGCGGCGCTCGCTGGGCCATGACCTGCCGGTGATGCTGACCGGCGGCTCGAACGAAGACGACTTCGTCGCGGCCTGCTTTGCGCAGGGCGCCGACAGCTATGTTCCCAGGCCGTTGCGGCTGGGCGAGCTGGCTGCGCGTGTGCAGGCGCTGCTGCGGCTTGCGCGGCCGACCGCGCAAGCCTGCGACGTTGCGCATGGCGCGTTCCGTTTCGCCCCCGCGGAGCGGCGTGCCTGGGTGCACGGCAGGCCGGTGCCGCTGGCGCCCAAGGAATTCGACCTGGCCGTGCTGCTGTTCCGCAATCTCGGTACCGTGGTGCCGCGCCAGACCATGGTCGACCAGGTCTGGCGCTACCATGTCGAGCCGACGTCGCGTACGGTGGACAGCCATCTGTCGCGCGTGCGCACCAAGCTGTCGCTGTGGCCGCACAACGGCGTGCGGCTGTCGTCGGTATATGGGCTGGGGTGCCGGCTCGATACTGCCTGA